TGCGCGACTGGAGCGCACCCGACCCAGAGTGTCCGCGCGTCGTTGATTGTGCGCCCGCGGCCCCTGCGCGCCGCCATTTGCCCGTGGTATGAACATCGCGATGAAGACCGTGATGATCATCAGCGACGCCACCGGCGAGACCGCCGAGCGCATGGTGCGCGCTGCCACCATGCAATTCGACGCGGCCGTGCAGGTGCGGACCTACTCGCGCGTGCGCTTGCAAGCCGAGTGCGAAGAGCTCGTGGCCAAGGCGGCCGAAACCGGCTCCCTCGTGGTGTTTACCGTGGTCAACGCCGAAGAACGCGAACTCCTCGCCAAGCTGGTTGAGAAGTATCGCGTCGAATCTGTCGATCTCATCGGCGCGCTCATCACCAAGCTGTCGACGTTTCTCGGCGCGGCGCCGGCCGGCGTGCCGGGCCTGCTCCACACCATCGGCGACGAATATTTTCGCCGCATCGAGGCGGTCGAATTCGCCGTGAAAAACGACGACGGCGCCGAGCCGCGCAACCTGCCCAAGGCCGACCTGGTGCTGGTCGGCATCTCGCGCACCTCCAAGACGCCGCTGTCGACCTATCTCGCGCAGCGTGGCCTCAAGGTGGCAAACGTGCCCTTGGTGCTCGGCATCGATCCTCCGGAAGAACTCGGGCAATGCGACGATCGCCGCGTCTTT
The genomic region above belongs to Myxococcales bacterium and contains:
- a CDS encoding kinase/pyrophosphorylase, translating into MIISDATGETAERMVRAATMQFDAAVQVRTYSRVRLQAECEELVAKAAETGSLVVFTVVNAEERELLAKLVEKYRVESVDLIGALITKLSTFLGAAPAGVPGLLHTIGDEYFRRIEAVEFAVKNDDGAEPRNLPKADLVLVGISRTSKTPLSTYLAQRGLKVANVPLVLGIDPPEELGQCDDRRVFGLIINPDTLSRIRQARLKHLGMPEDASYGTRQHIEAEINFARDMFRKHHNWPVIDVTNRAIEETAADIMRIYNSRMS